Proteins encoded in a region of the Oscarella lobularis chromosome 17, ooOscLobu1.1, whole genome shotgun sequence genome:
- the LOC136197498 gene encoding uncharacterized protein, which produces MALSLKAKCVVALIVVAAAVYGLRWHFRHPKALRRFSEARPALGANQSPSQAQSAGEKAKSTRGKPIKQRTSAKCDFANVRYFVLFAGHSRSGHTLVSALLDAHPHVVISNEYDLLKNWYSNSRAKNAAFLTRKNVFDTLYAHAQEDARHGRGREYSVPGEWAGQCRDGYAHVIGDKKGFASANFFVDSIFSKLDAVRHLRDVIGLPFRVIHVIRNPYDNIATQTLRYFDKYYSVKKSGGSSKFDNETALIFCIRRYFRLVDGYRNFVQARLDNFNFLDIHLNDFESDPTSTMKRLCDWLELDCSKSYVKHCTSIVFTNPSKTRKLVAWSTRAKNLTETMMRKYSFLQRYIGTF; this is translated from the coding sequence ATGGCTTTGTCTCTGAAAGCCAAGTGCGTTGTTGCTCTCATAGTCGTAGCAGCAGCCGTCTACGGACTTCGATGGCATTTCCGACACCCCAAGGCACTCCGACGCTTCTCGGAAGCGCGTCCAGCATTGGGAGCGAATCAGAGTCCCTCGCAAGCGCAATCGGCCGGCGAAAAAGCAAAATCGACGCGCGGAAAACCAATAAAGCAGCGAACATCGGCGAAATGCGATTTCgctaacgtgcgctacttcgttcttttcgcgGGCCACAGTCGCAGCGGGCACACTCTCGTCTCGGCGCTCCTCGACGCTCACCCGCACGTCGTCATATCGAACGAGTACGACCTGCTAAAAAACTGGTACAGCAATTCTCGCGCGAAAAACGCCGCGTTTCTtacgagaaaaaacgttttcgatACATTGTACGCGCACGCGCAAGAAGACGCGCGTCACGGTCGAGGCAGAGAGTACAGCGTGCCGGGCGAGTGGGCGGGGCAATGTCGCGACGGATACGCGCACGTGATCGGCGATAAAAAAGGTTTCGCTTcagcgaattttttcgtcgattcgattttctcgaaACTCGACGCCGTACGTCAtcttcgtgacgtcatcggacTTCCATTTCGCGTCATTCACGTCATACGAAATCCTTATGATAACATCGCGACGCAGACGCTGAGATATTTCGACAAATATTATTCCGTTAAGAAATCCGGCGGCTCTTCAAAATTCGATAATGAAACGGCGTTGATATTTTGCATTCGAAGATAttttcgactcgtcgacggctaCCGTAATTTCGTCCAAGCTCGCTTGgataatttcaattttttagacATCCATTTGAACGACTTTGAATCGGATCctacgtcgacgatgaagagACTGTGCGATTGGCTCGAACTTGATTGTAGCAAGTCGTATGTGAAACATTGCACTAGCATCGTATTTACAAATCCGTCCAAGACGCGGAAACTCGTCGCGTGGTCCACGCGAGCGAAGAATCTGACTGAGACTATGATGCGGAAATATTCGTTTTTGCAACGATACATCGGTACGTTCTAA
- the LOC136197507 gene encoding probable thiopurine S-methyltransferase, translating into MSENDAAARNATSNAVGDDDSNVVPPGMIRNHLGLIENLIMTEIDWEKRWRKGKDAAWQMGTVHPMLQKYYDSMVRGRNNCRVLVPLCGRTLDLQWLVEKGHTVVGVEFVEIGVVRFFAENHLEYVVEPPSPTLPGKAKIYSSCEGRLKIVNADFFALSRDVLGTFDCVWDRGALAATNPSNYSRYFRVINDVLDDSGVWMLDSFDFTNPDFHGPPFRFNAKSIEDSLGSNYDIRQLDYFPNLAEKFKKWGLGNFYEMVHILTKKRGSGDSAHPLP; encoded by the exons ATGTCCGAAAACGACGCAGCGGCAcgcaacgcgacgtcgaatgcCGTCGgggacgacgattcgaacgTCGTTCCCCCGGGAATGATTCGCAATCACCTCGGTCTCATCGAGAATTTGATAATGACCGAAATCGATTGGGAGAAGCGCTGGCGCAAGGGAAAGGACGCCGCCTGGCAAATGGGCACCGTTCATCC CATGTTGCAAAAGTACTACGACAGCATGGTGCGCGGTCGCAACAATTGTCGCGTTCTCGTTCCGCTCTGCGGCCGAACGCTCGATCTTCAATG GCTCGTTGAAAAAGGTCACACAGTTGTGGGCGTGGAGTTCGTAGAGATAGGCGTGGTTAGATTCTTCGCCGAAAACCACTTGgaatacgtcgtcgaaccGCCATCGCCTACGCTTCCGGGCAAGGCCAAAATATACTCG TCGTGCGAAGGACGATTGAAAATTGTCAACGCCGATTTCTTTGCCTTGTCGAG AGACGTTCTTGGAACGTTTGACTGCGTTTGGGATAGAGGCGCATTGGCTGCAACGAATCCCAGCAATTATAGCCG ATACTTTAGAGTCATCAACGATGTACTAGACGATTCCGGCGTTTGGATGCTCGATTCATTCGATTTCACCAATCCCGATTTTCACG GCCCCCCATTTAGATTCAACGCAAAGAGCATAGAGGATTCCTTAG GATCTAACTATGACATCAGACAGCTTGATTATTTTCCCAACCTCGcggaaaaattcaaaaaatggGGTCTCGGAAATTTCTACGAAATGGTTCACATTCTCACAAAGAAAAGGGGATCCGGAGATTCGGCGCATCCTCTTCCATAG